A single Trachemys scripta elegans isolate TJP31775 chromosome 20, CAS_Tse_1.0, whole genome shotgun sequence DNA region contains:
- the EYA3 gene encoding eyes absent homolog 3 isoform X4, with product MTIPHSYILQSALWPGMKPESGLIQTPSPSQHNVLTCTTGLTTSQSCPAHYSYPIQASTTNASPVSTSSTVVNISTPAVASISHQEYPTYTILGQSQYQPCYPSSGFGVIAPADSSLESTMLATTTYPIEKANAMVPTRTAHRHLSGDPSTSPSLPRATASKELDEQTRKNMAGKNRGKRKADASSPQDSELERVFLWDLDETIIIFHSLLTGSYAQKYGKDPTLVIGSGLTMEEMIFEVADTHLFFNDLEECDQVHVEDVASDDNGQDLSNYSFSTDGFSGSGSNANNSSTVGAQGGVDWMRKLAFRYRRVREIYDKHKSNVGGLLSPQKREALQRLRADIEVLTDSWLGTALKSLLLIQSRKNCVNVLITTTQLVPALAKVLLYGLGEVFPIENIYSATKIGKESCFERIVSRFGKKVTYVVIGDGRDEEIAAKQHNMPFWRITNHADLVSLHQALELDFL from the exons GTGCACTGTGGCCAGGTATGAAACCTGAAAGTGGTTTAATTCAGACTCCATCTCCAAGTCAGCACAATGTTCTTACCTGCACTACAGGGTTAACCACAAGCCAGTCCTGCCCAGCACATTATTCTTATCCTATTCAAG catCAACTACCAATGCTAGCCCAGTCTCCACGTCCTCGACTGTTGTCAATATTTCAACACCAGCTGTAGCCAGCATCTCGCACCAG GAATATCCTACCTACACAATTCTTGGCCAAAGCCAATACCAGCCATGCTACCCAAGTTCTGGCTTCGGGGTTATAGCGCCAGCAGATAGCAGCCTGGAGAGTACCATGTTAGCAACCACCACATATCCAATTGAAAAAGCAAATGCCATGGTGCCTACGCGGACGGCGCATAGACATTTATCTG GAGATCCATCCACAAGTCCATCTTTGCCAAGAGCAACAGCCAGTAAAGAGTTAGATGAGCAGACTAGGAAAAACATGGCTGGGAAAAACAGGGGCAAGAGGAAAGCAGATGCCTCCTCCCCTCAGGACAGTGAACTGGAA CGAGTGTTTCTATGGGACTTGGATGAGACCATCATCATTTTCCATTCCCTTCTCACAGGGTCGTACGCCCAGAAATATGGAAAG GACCCAACTCTAGTGATTGGTTCAGGTCTGACAATGGAGGAGATGATTTTTGAAGTGGCCGACACACACTTATTTTTCAATGACTTAGAG GAGTGTGACCAGGTGCATGTAGAAGATGTTGCGTCAGATGACAATGGACAAGACTTAAG TAACTACAGTTTCTCCACGGACGGCTTCAGTGGCTCAGGAAGCAACGCAAATAACAGCTCCACCGTGGGGGCACAGGGGGGAGTGGACTGGATGAGAAAACTGGCTTTCCGCTATCGTAGAGTGCGAGAGATCTATGACAAGCACAAAAGCAACGTTGGAG GCCTCCTCAGCCCACAGAAGAGGGAAGCTTTGCAGAGACTACGGGCTGATATAGAAGTGTTAACGGATTCCTGGCTGGGAACTGCATTAAAATCCCTACTTCTCATACAGTCCAG AAAAAATTGTGTGAATGTCCTGATCACGACGACACAgctggtgccagctcttgccaaagtTCTCTTGTACGGCTTGGGAGAAGTGTTCCCCATTGAAAATATTTATAGTGCTACAAAAATAG GTAAAGAGAGCTGTTTTGAGAGGATTGTGTCGCGATTTGGAAAGAAAGTAACATACGTGGTGATCGGAGATGGGCGCGATGAAGAGATAGCAGCTAAACAG